The window aaccgtaaggctctccagagggtagtgaggtctgcacaacacatcaccgggggcaaactacctgccccccaggacacctagaccagccgatgtcacaggaaggccaaaaaaacataaacaacaacaaccacaggagccactgcctgttcaccccactatcatccagaaggcgaggtcattacaggtgcatcaaagctgggacggagagactgaaaaacagcttctatctcaaggccatcagactgttaaacagcaatcactaacattgagtggctgctgtcaacatactgactcaaatctttATCctctttaataattaaaaattggatgtaataaatgtatcactagtcactttaaacaatgacactttatataatgtttacataccctacattactcatctcatatgtatatactgttctcacatcaaatgtatttatatagcccttcgtacaaagtgctgtacagaaacccagcctaaacccccatacagcaagcaatgcaggtgtagaagcacggtggctaggaaatactccctagaaaggccaaaacctaggaagaaacctagagaggaaccaggctatgaggggtggccagtcctcttctggctgtgccgggtggagattataacagaacatggccaagatgttcaaattatCATAAATAAtcataggtctgggacaggtaggacatccggtgaacaggtcaggattccatagccgcaggcagaacagttgaaactggagcagcagcacagccaggtggactggggacagcaaggagtcatcatgccaggtcaTGCCAGAccatgaggcatggtcctagggctcaggtcctccgagagagagaaagagagagagagagaattagagagagcatacttaaattcacacaagacaccaggtaagacaggagaagtactccagatataacaaactgaccctagcccccccgacacaaactactgcagcataaatactggaggctgagacgggaggggtcaggagatactgtggccccatccgatgagacccctggacagggccaaacaggaaggatataacccccacccactttgccaaagcacagcccccacaccactagagggatatcttcaaccaccaacttaccatcctgagacaagaccgagtatagcccacaaagatctccgccacggcacaacccaagggggggcgccaacccaaaaCAGGAAGaacacatcagtgactcaacccactcaagtgacgcacccctcctaggacggcatgaaagagcaccagtaagccagtgactcagcccctgtaatagggttagaggcagagaatcccagtggaaagaggggaaccagccaggcagagacagcaagggcggttcgttgctccagagcctttccgttctcctttacactcctgggccagactacactcaatcatatgacccactgaagagatgagtcttcagtaaagacttaaaggttgagaccgagtttgcgtctctcacatgggtaggcagaccattccataaaaatggagctcaataggagaaagccctgcctccagctgtttgcttagaaattctagggacaattactctataccatctactgcatcttgccatgccgttcagccatcgttcatccatatatttacatgtacatattcttattcattcctttacaggtgtgtgtataaggtagttgttgtcaaattgttagattacttgttagatattactgcacggtcggaactagaagcacaagcattttgctacacttgcattaacatctgctaaccatgtgtatgtgaccaaatttttttatttgatttcagtgctcagactgtccgcaataagtTGAGAGAGGCTGgcctgagggcttgtaggcctgttgtaaggcaggtcctcaccagacatcaccggcaacaacgtcgcttatgggcacaaacccaccaccaccaggactggcaaaaagtgctcttcactgacgattcgcgtttttgtctcaccaggggtgatggccggattcgcatttatcgttgaaggaatgagcgttataccgaggcctgtactctggagcgggatcaatttggaggtggagggtctgtcatggtctaggggcggtgtcacagcatcatcggactgagcttgttgtcattgcaggcaatctcaacactgtgcgttacagggaagacaccctccctcatgtggtagcctttctgcaggttcatcctgacacgaccctccagcatgacaatgccaccagccatactgctcgttctgtgtgtgaattTCTGCAAGATAgggatgtcagtgttctgccatagccagcgaagagcccaatctcaatcccattgagcacgtctgggacctgttggatctgagggtgagggctagggccataaatgtccgggaacttgcaggtgctttggtggggtaacatctcacagcaagaactggctaatctggtgcagtccatgaggagattcactgcagtacttaatgcagctggtggccacaccagatactgacttacttttgatcccccttttgttcagggacacattattcaatttctgttagtcacatgtctgtgggacTCAGTTTATTTCTGTTGTTGAATctaatgttcatacaaatatttacacgttaagttggCTGAAAATCAACACAGTTGACAATGAGAGGACggttatttttttgctgagtttactgcCAATCAGTATTACAGGGTTGACCACGTGAGTACCAAAATCACCTGTTATGTTCGATAAGCATGCACCAATATTTTCCATGGTGGCTGACCTACATTGCAACACATGGTAAATTGAATGAAAGTTACCTAATTCTTTACTTGTCTGATGATCAAATGTCCTTTTAGCTGGTGCAGACAAGAAGGCTGAAGCAGGTGCTGGTGCAGCTACTGAGTTCCAATTCGTAAGTAAATACTTTTCCAAGCATTTGAATCAAGGATGGGTGCCATGCGATATTGTAGCCCAATAGAGATCTTCAAGGACCGAAAACATACCAACTTTGTGTTGCAGAGAGGTGGTATTGGACGTGGCAGAGGACAGCAACCACCACAGGAGTAAAGCAGACTGTTCTTGTACAGTATAATAAAAGGTGATTGGTGTAATCTCAATGTGTCATGAATTTAATTGCATGAGATGTCAGTGCTCATTATCATAAGATGTATACACTTGAATTTGTAGGTGGTAATGACTAAGCTTATTTTCAAAGTAGGTTAATTTACGAACGAATTGCTCCATCAGCTGAAAGAAACTCAAAGAAAAGAGAACTGAAATACTGGTGTTTTTATTAATTGGCACAATTCATTTTACATTCAGGCTTACACTTTGTACCCATTGAAGAAATCTGAGTTGACAACATGGAGATGTTTAGCCATATAATTGCAAGGCCAATTGAACAATGAACAAATGCCTGTCTGGACCATTGCACGTAAGACTAACAATTTCTGAACACCAGTCTTCAAGAAATATCATCTCATTTGATTTATCCTGTTAAGACCCTTAACCTTACCAGTAAACTGAAGTAGTCAAGAATGGGGGAAACACTGCGATAACTACCATCACCTGGTTAGATGACCCATAGCCAGTACATGGCACAACCTCATGACAGGCTTCAAGACATTGGCATACTGAGGAAAATAATGAAATTCCTACTGGCCCTATAGTGGGGAAATAAAGCCATGTATGTCATTACGTCCTGGTGCGATATTATGATTATATTATACCATGAGTAGGCCTAACCCTTTCTATTTTTACATGTGCCATAGGCAAGTTGTCAAAAGAAATTAAAATGCAGTTCACATGCAAACGTCACATTCTTATGTTCAGGGTCAATGTTGAAAGGGACCAAAACTCCACATGATAGGCAGTTACTAATACATAAATGTTGCATAACCAACTGAAGGAAATGCAATGCAGCTAGGCAAAACTAGCCAACTGAGGATTCAAGATACCACAGGGCTAGGGCCATAAAGGTTAAGAGGCTGTATAAAACTTAAACATTGGCAAGAGACCGTTCAAAGATGAACAAAAGGAGGCTGAAAACTGAACAGCTCTTTGTACCAGATCTGTTGGGTCAATGTGTAAATTTGGACCAATGCAGCTCAGCAAGAATATCCAAATACTTGCCTAAATGCTCAGTGGCACAAGCTGTTCTGCCAGAGCCAGACGGTTTTTCACACCATGGACAACATGACACCTTACATTGTTTGTTCTTGGCAGGGTAACTTGGTGGGCCTGAAACGTAATTGAAATGATCACATACCTAGCCCATCAGGGTTTTGAGCTGTTTAGCACAGAGGTCTCAGGAGTAGGTACTTCATCAAAACCAGCTAGCAACTACAAGATGACAAGTGTGAGCGAAGAAGAATCTACACATTCATTTGTGGGCCAGGGAGACGAGCAAACGACAGTACCAAACTCCAGGGTCAGTAGGAGAGTTTGCTCTCTGCATTGACAGACTATAGCTCATTAACATATCTACCAATCCCAGTTATTTGTTCCCAAGTCCTGACAGGGCCAGAATAACTATGGTTCTGAGACTCGGCATCCATCCATTCGTCAGAAATACGGCATTTAAAATATTTAAATGATTAATTTGAACAACCAATGAACATACCAAAAGTAGACAATATATTAAGACCTGTTAAAAGTATTTTTCAAGAAACAAAAAACAAATCTCACTGACAAAAAACAAGTCCAGTGTTAATTTAAGGGAAAATGCAGAACTACATCACAGTGTAAACATTTGTTAGGAATACAATTTAGAATTGATGAAATCATGAGTGTAAATGTACTCACCAACATGCAGGTGATTTACCTTGGCATTGCATCTCAGGTTGTGCAACCTCTTTTCCTGCACCACACACTGGCTGCATTTTGACtgacagcccaattctgatctttttccacaaattggtcttttgaccaatcagatcaactctgaaaaagatctgtgattggtcaaaagaccaattagtgagagaaaaaaaaaatctgaattgtgctgcctgtctaaatgcaTCCATAGTCACACACACGCAAATACACACCAATCAGCCCTCAActtacacaatacacacacagaaaggCTATTAGTACAGACTGATAAATGTCCGTCATCTGCAATCAATCACCATAACATAAGAAAATAAATATGAATATTAACAAAGTAAATTGATATAAGATTATCAAATAAAGTGGAAACCATAACAATGAGTGGGGTCTAGAGTGGGGTCCACATGTTATGCAGCAGTGGCATAATCTTCCTAGTGCCATTTTAAATTAGCCTTACTATTCAAGCACAAACACCTAACGACATTACTCCCCACCTCCTGATACACAACCAGATTCAAAAGACTAGTCTGGGTTCTTGTTCCTTTCCCCTGAGGATCAGAGAACATGCACAATTCTCTGTCTTTCTGGTCATTGAATTATAAAACCAATCAATAAATCATCTTCATAGTCTGACAAGATGTGAGACAGCAGATGACTTAGATTTCAATGTTCTGGTTAGATGTCCCCCAGTGTGGTTAAAGGCCCAAGCTACTGTGGGAGAAGTTTTTTTTTGTCAGACCCTTAtcaaagcttttctttcaaaacaccAAAGCTTGTGCTACCTTCACAATGTAATACAAAGGGAGACTGTTTGTACCAGATAATTCCATTCCTACAATTTGCGTCACACAAGACACACCCATGTAGCTTTACCACACATGCAAAACAAGAAACTTTCCCACAAGCCTATCTAACCTAAAGCCATTCATTCTTAGGGGATTAGGAAATATATGAAAAAAAGCAACAATAGAAAATGTCACACAGAAATAGACTCATACTTTATAACTCTTAACACCGTTGGGAGTAGGTATTACACTAATGATCTGTCACGGTATATGGTGAGAGGTTGTCATTCTTATGAATGCCATATAAAAAGGGGTGTGGCAACTTCAAGTAGTGTTTGCAAAACAAGACCCTGGAAAGCCTGTTTTCTTCTGTAAACACATTCTATACCAATACTTTACGTCGCCAAAGCAGAAAGTTTCATTCGTCAAACCTCAGATTTATGAGAGAGGAACCGAGGTAAAGGAGGACAAGAGTTTGGGAATATCTCATGCAATCACTAGtaaaaagcaacaacaacaaaaaacatttgaattACAAAGTGTTATATCTTCTTCGCCCAACACTTGTCAAGTCTGTACCTCCACTCTGGCACAAGAAGGCTGGCAAGGCAAACATTTCTGTTGATATTTTGAAgatataaaaaaagaaaaaagtagTAGGAGCAGGATTAAGTAAGAAAAAGAAGCAGGTAAAAGATGGAGAAGTCTCCAGGAGTTTGTGTTTTAGTTATCTTATACTCGATCTGGAGCTCTGGTTGATATTGTAGGTAGGGGAGTGCTCTTCTCCCCCTATCGTGGTCACCAGGGGTGTCCCGTTGCTGCTCAGGCTGCCCTGTTGTAGGGCCTCAAAGTACGAGGCCTGCACAGGCTTGTGGCACTGCAACACTCTTCTGGCATCCTCTATATTAAACCATTCCCTTTTTCTCCCTGTCAACAGAGGGATAAAGACCAAAGGGGAGTCAGGAAgggaaacaacaaaaacaaacaggTTTAGTCTAGATGAACTAAGGACTGAAACTATGAAGGATCTACAATAGTAATAGGATCTACTGGCTAATCCATGTGTCAATGAATCAATTTGATAACAAAAATTATTCTCCAGTCATCGCAGCGTTCACAAACACCACAAAAAACTAGAAACAACATACCAATATTCACAGAGTCCTCCCAGTCTTCCAACATCTCTGTAACGATGAGGACATAGACATATGTTCTGTGCTTCCTGTCTGTGTTCTGAGTAAATCGAGAAATTGTCAGTGCTCAAGGTTAGGAGGCAAACAGTGGAAATAAATGAGCAGTTCCTCCCACCAAGTTTAAAGACAACCACACAGACATTAAAAAAGTGGATTATGTAAAATCTTCCATTTTTTCATCTCACCTCGAAAATTCCTAGTAGACGCCCCAATGTCCCCTTGACACCAGCCTGAAAAGACATGGCCAGTGGAAATGAAAcagcagaagaaaaaaaatcattcTTAGTAAAAGCAGGGCACTTGTGATAATGTTTTTGCATTTTCACCCGATGAGACCTGGGGATTCTGAGAATTGATGCCATTTTCAGTCACGGGGTGGGGGGGAAGGCCATGGTTGTGTATGGTCATGAAGGAGAGGGCGAGATCAGTTCCTATTAACATGGCGTCATCGTAGTACTTTCTTCTTCAGGTTACAGTTTTACTCTATTTATAAACATGGACTCTCAATCAAGAGGCTCCTCCATCACCATTTAGTCCATAGCTTCCATAGAGGAACATCTAGACTCAAAGAACGCATAGATTTTTCAGGCATGAAATAAGGGCTGCTAAGGTAACGGGTATAAACTTGgtacatcaacaacaaaaaaacaatccTGCAAGAACATTTTGCAAAGACAACAATGCATCAGATTGTGTTTCACTGATAAATGAGCTCAATATCAATCACAAGGAACTCACAAAAGAGGCTGAATACACTTAATGGAAAGCAATAAACTTAAGATGACTGGAAGATCTCATTTGTTATAAGAGAAAACGCTAACTTCAGTTAGGGAGAAGGGAAATACATTATATACCCTCCTTAAGAGCTTTAGGCAACACTTTAGCATGAGCGTAACCCTTCTAGAAAATTTTGCTGAAGGACAGGATGTTTGGGGAAATCGGATCAGATTAATAAGCCTAAACCAAAGCATTTAAAGGCCACCTGTGCAGAAGTGAAATTATACTTCCCATGAGCTCCTTGCTTAATAAAAACTCTGAATGCACAAGTCAAGTTGACAAGTAATTCAGCCTACCTCTTCACACACCTCTCGAACAGCAGCAACGTTGGGCTCTTCCTCCGGCTCCATCCCTCCACCAGGGACGATCCACTTGCCTGGATGCCGGATACTACTCACCAACAACACCTGTAGGATTGACAGTTATTTCAATTCAGATAATATGCCCCTACCGTCACAAGATTGAGTTGCTCTAATTGAATACCATTACTTGAGCACTAATATAGGCCTATAACAGAAATCAAGCACTTGAGCCCCCAGGTGTTATAATACCCACAAAAAAACctcagtcaaacagggaaatggttccaataatttTTTCCATGGTTCCAATAATTTTTTCCATCTTTCATTTTCCCATAgggaattttagaaacacttaaaataagggctgtagGCTCaagtaggcttaccctggcatgatgttttgataaccaggTACAtctctcagacaaggtgacttttatcaatatatttcagctacatttactctcagattcgaaaatgccaattagcatcaaagtagacatcaagcaagactacaaatccctgcaagtcATCTCCAGCTGCCACCTTTGCTAACAGGCATTGTGTCAATTTAAAttttgcacaagacagttcacagaattgtcaatttaaagaaatgtagccagTTTCTTCAtgactacatttagctaacattagatagtcaATCCAGAGATTCTTATTTTTGGAGCAGTCTCAATCAGGTCATCAtgacatttgtagttctttatgatagccacattcgCAGCTAATTAGCGTTTCATTTGTTTGGTGGGGGAAACACAGGCGAATATATTGATACATTTCACCTTGTCCAAGAGATGTAAATTTGTATCATCAAAACGTCACACAAGGGTAAGcatacacgaaacacagcccttattttaagtgtttctaaaatctcaTATGAGATAaattaatggtggaaaaacgattggaaccatttccttgtttgaccactaggttttatgggtattatgactcatactgtggtactctatttgCACAAGGCATGTCATGGATGCATTTGCGCCATGCTTTACATTTTTTGTTGGCCCACTCCTTTGATGATATGCACACATTGCAGAATTTGTTGCAATGGCCCAAAACTACATGGAAACTGCATTGCATAAACTCACTAACAACTCTGGGGAAATACAATTACATTTAATCTAGGCGTCTACGGTTAATGTCAGTTTGAGAATTGTAATAGTATTTGACACAAAAACATGGCAA of the Oncorhynchus kisutch isolate 150728-3 linkage group LG17, Okis_V2, whole genome shotgun sequence genome contains:
- the LOC109908112 gene encoding diphosphoinositol polyphosphate phosphohydrolase 1-like isoform X1 — protein: MMKIKSNQTRTYDGDGYKKRAACLCFRNESEEEVLLVSSIRHPGKWIVPGGGMEPEEEPNVAAVREVCEEAGVKGTLGRLLGIFENTDRKHRTYVYVLIVTEMLEDWEDSVNIGRKREWFNIEDARRVLQCHKPVQASYFEALQQGSLSSNGTPLVTTIGGEEHSPTYNINQSSRSSIR
- the LOC109908112 gene encoding diphosphoinositol polyphosphate phosphohydrolase 1-like isoform X2, which encodes MMKIKSNQTRTYDGDGYKKRAACLCFRNESEEEVLLVSSIRHPGKWIVPGGGMEPEEEPNVAAVREAGVKGTLGRLLGIFENTDRKHRTYVYVLIVTEMLEDWEDSVNIGRKREWFNIEDARRVLQCHKPVQASYFEALQQGSLSSNGTPLVTTIGGEEHSPTYNINQSSRSSIR